Proteins from one Corynebacterium epidermidicanis genomic window:
- a CDS encoding type II toxin-antitoxin system RelE/ParE family toxin, producing MLGDIKSVGNSVQELRFHFGPGYRIYFTEFGGITVFLLAGGDKSTQSKDIATAQKMATELKEKMQ from the coding sequence ATGCTGGGAGACATCAAGTCTGTTGGAAACTCAGTCCAAGAGCTCAGGTTTCATTTTGGGCCCGGATACCGCATCTATTTCACGGAGTTTGGCGGAATAACAGTTTTCCTCTTAGCAGGAGGGGACAAATCGACCCAATCGAAAGACATTGCTACGGCCCAGAAAATGGCCACTGAACTGAAGGAGAAAATGCAATGA
- a CDS encoding addiction module antidote protein, protein MSATYSHFDASKYLDSESAIEEYLAIALEEGDNKTIQLVLRDIAKARGMSELAKATGLNRESLYKSLSKEGNPSFATILKVVNALGLQITLKSAS, encoded by the coding sequence ATGAGCGCGACATACTCACATTTTGACGCGAGCAAGTACCTCGATTCGGAATCTGCAATCGAAGAGTACTTGGCAATTGCCCTCGAAGAAGGCGACAACAAGACCATTCAGTTGGTACTGCGAGATATTGCCAAAGCACGCGGGATGAGCGAGCTCGCAAAAGCGACAGGACTAAACCGGGAATCCCTGTATAAATCACTATCCAAGGAAGGAAATCCATCGTTCGCCACGATCCTCAAGGTCGTAAATGCTCTTGGCTTGCAAATAACGTTGAAGTCGGCGAGCTAA